A portion of the Micromonospora vinacea genome contains these proteins:
- a CDS encoding DUF4190 domain-containing protein — protein MSYPPPSGPPEDEPPPSPYEPPRDQSPYAPPPPGQPPYAPQPDQPAYELPAERSPYGPPADEPSPYGHQGPQQSAHWSQQPPYPPQGPYGQYGPPPGGPGRGTNVLAILSLVFAFVFPPAGAVLGHVAKRQIRTSGEEGGQLATWGLILGYVFTGLTVLACCGWLALVAFSNNGDSGGY, from the coding sequence GTGAGCTACCCGCCGCCGTCGGGACCACCCGAGGACGAGCCACCGCCGTCACCCTACGAGCCACCCAGGGACCAGTCGCCGTACGCGCCACCGCCGCCCGGCCAGCCGCCGTACGCGCCGCAGCCGGACCAGCCGGCGTACGAGCTGCCGGCGGAACGCTCACCGTACGGACCACCAGCGGACGAACCGTCGCCGTACGGCCACCAGGGGCCGCAGCAGTCGGCGCACTGGAGTCAGCAACCGCCGTACCCCCCGCAGGGCCCCTACGGCCAGTACGGCCCACCGCCGGGCGGGCCCGGTCGGGGCACCAACGTGCTGGCGATCCTGTCTCTGGTGTTCGCCTTCGTCTTTCCGCCTGCCGGCGCCGTCCTCGGCCACGTGGCCAAGCGGCAGATCCGCACCAGCGGCGAAGAGGGCGGCCAGCTCGCGACCTGGGGGCTGATTCTGGGCTACGTCTTCACCGGGCTCACCGTGCTTGCCTGCTGTGGCTGGCTGGCGCTCGTGGCCTTCAGCAACAACGGCGACAGCGGCGGCTACTGA
- a CDS encoding SDR family NAD(P)-dependent oxidoreductase, with product MAFDARAADRSGSRPRRDVSRPGAARRARTAAPAGSPGPDEPVALADPVTMRLDGRVALVTGAGSPDGIGYATARRLADLGARVAIVSTTRRIHERATELGVTGFVADLTDESEVGALADAVAEQLGDVEVLVNNAGLASRASQGVLRPVAQLTYDEWRGEIDRNLSTAFLCSRAFIGGMAERGWGRIVNLSATAGPVNALPTEAAYAAAKAGVVGLTRALAMEMIADGVTVNAVAPGTIYTAASTMAEIKQGLGTPVGRPGTPDEVAAAISFLCSPAASYITGQMLVVDGGNSVREARFR from the coding sequence ATGGCATTCGACGCGCGCGCCGCGGACCGTTCCGGCAGTCGACCCCGACGGGACGTCAGCCGCCCGGGCGCGGCCCGGCGCGCCCGGACGGCCGCCCCGGCGGGCAGCCCCGGCCCCGACGAGCCGGTCGCGCTCGCCGACCCGGTCACCATGCGCCTCGACGGGCGGGTCGCCCTGGTCACCGGGGCGGGCAGCCCGGACGGCATCGGGTACGCCACCGCGCGGCGACTCGCCGACCTGGGCGCTCGGGTGGCCATCGTCTCCACCACCCGACGCATCCATGAGCGGGCGACCGAGCTGGGGGTGACCGGCTTCGTCGCGGACCTGACCGACGAGTCCGAGGTCGGCGCGCTGGCCGATGCGGTCGCCGAGCAGTTGGGCGACGTCGAGGTGCTGGTCAACAACGCCGGCCTGGCCAGTCGGGCCAGCCAGGGGGTGCTGCGGCCGGTAGCGCAGCTGACCTACGACGAGTGGCGCGGTGAGATCGACCGCAACCTGTCCACCGCGTTCCTGTGCAGCCGGGCGTTCATCGGCGGGATGGCCGAGCGGGGTTGGGGTCGGATCGTCAACCTGTCCGCCACCGCCGGCCCGGTCAACGCCCTGCCCACCGAGGCCGCGTACGCCGCGGCGAAGGCCGGGGTCGTCGGGCTGACCCGGGCCCTGGCCATGGAGATGATCGCCGACGGCGTGACGGTCAACGCGGTGGCGCCCGGCACCATCTACACCGCGGCGTCCACGATGGCCGAGATCAAGCAGGGGCTGGGCACCCCGGTGGGGCGACCGGGCACGCCGGACGAGGTCGCCGCCGCGATCAGCTTCCTCTGCTCGCCGGCCGCCTCGTACATCACCGGGCAGATGCTGGTGGTGGACGGCGGCAACAGCGTCCGCGAGGCCCGCTTCCGCTGA
- a CDS encoding acyl-CoA dehydrogenase family protein produces MARLAQTPGLTDVQQSILETVRDFADKEIIPHAQRLEHADEYPTDILDGMREMGLFGLTIDEEYGGLGESLLTYALVVEQLSRGWMSISGIVNTHFIVAYLISQHGSAEQKARLLPKMATGEVRGAFSMSEPETGSDVSAIKSRAVRDGDSYVLNGQKMWLTNGAYSSVVATLVKTDTGADSVYGNMSTFLLEKEPGFGETAPGLTIPGKIEKMGYKGVETTEMVLDGVTVPDSAILGGADQVGRGFYQMMDGIEVGRVNVAARACGISIRAFELAVSYAQQRKTFGQPLAKHQAIAFKLAEMGTKIEAAHALMVNAARLKDAGQRNDVEAGMAKLLASEYCAEVVQEAFRIHGGYGYSKEYEIERLMREAPFLLIGEGTSEIQKTIISRGLLKEYKL; encoded by the coding sequence ATGGCCCGACTCGCCCAGACGCCCGGCCTGACCGATGTGCAACAGTCGATCCTGGAGACCGTTCGGGACTTCGCCGACAAGGAGATCATCCCGCACGCGCAGCGGCTGGAGCACGCCGACGAGTACCCCACCGACATCCTCGACGGCATGCGCGAGATGGGGCTCTTCGGTCTCACCATCGACGAGGAGTACGGCGGGCTCGGCGAATCGCTGCTCACCTACGCGCTGGTGGTGGAGCAGCTCTCCCGAGGCTGGATGTCGATCTCCGGCATCGTCAACACCCACTTCATCGTGGCGTACCTGATCTCCCAGCATGGCTCCGCCGAGCAGAAGGCCCGCCTGCTGCCGAAGATGGCCACCGGCGAGGTGCGCGGCGCGTTCTCCATGTCCGAGCCCGAGACCGGCTCCGACGTCTCCGCGATCAAGTCCCGGGCCGTCCGTGACGGGGACAGCTACGTGCTCAACGGGCAGAAGATGTGGCTCACCAACGGGGCGTACTCCTCGGTGGTGGCCACCCTGGTCAAGACCGACACCGGCGCGGACTCCGTCTACGGCAACATGAGCACCTTCCTGCTGGAGAAGGAGCCGGGGTTCGGCGAGACCGCCCCCGGTCTCACCATCCCCGGCAAGATCGAGAAGATGGGTTACAAGGGCGTCGAGACCACCGAAATGGTGCTCGACGGGGTGACCGTCCCCGACTCCGCGATCCTCGGCGGCGCCGACCAGGTGGGCCGCGGTTTCTACCAGATGATGGACGGCATCGAGGTGGGCCGGGTCAACGTGGCCGCCCGCGCCTGCGGCATCTCCATCCGCGCCTTCGAGCTGGCGGTGAGCTACGCCCAGCAGCGCAAGACCTTCGGTCAGCCCCTCGCCAAGCACCAGGCGATCGCCTTCAAGCTCGCCGAGATGGGCACGAAGATCGAGGCCGCGCACGCCCTCATGGTCAACGCCGCCCGACTCAAGGACGCCGGTCAGCGCAACGACGTCGAGGCCGGGATGGCCAAGCTGCTCGCCTCGGAGTACTGCGCCGAGGTCGTCCAGGAGGCGTTCCGCATCCACGGCGGCTACGGCTACTCCAAGGAGTACGAGATCGAGCGGCTGATGCGGGAGGCCCCGTTCCTGCTCATCGGCGAGGGCACGTC
- a CDS encoding HpcH/HpaI aldolase/citrate lyase family protein, whose amino-acid sequence MAAVGRPRRSCLAVPGSSVKMLGKAQGLPADQVFLDLEDAVAPLAKPDARKNIVAVLNEGDWAGKTRVVRVNDLTTPWTYRDVIEVVEGAGANLDCIMLPKVQTAAQVQWLDLTLTQIEKTIGLEVGRIGIEAQIENAAGLVNVDAIAAASPRVETIIFGPADFMASINMKSMVVGGLIPDYPGDPYHYILMRILMAARMHDKQAIDGPFLQIRDVDAFREVAKRSAALGFDGKWVLHPGQIDAANEVYQPAQDDYDHAELILDAYEHYTSEAGGRLGAVMLGDEMIDEASRKMALVVAAKGRAAGMSRTSSFTPPEQ is encoded by the coding sequence ATGGCCGCAGTCGGTCGCCCCCGCAGGTCCTGCCTCGCCGTGCCGGGTTCCAGCGTGAAGATGCTCGGCAAGGCCCAGGGGCTCCCGGCCGACCAGGTCTTCCTCGACCTGGAGGACGCCGTCGCCCCACTGGCCAAACCGGACGCGCGCAAGAACATCGTGGCCGTCCTCAACGAGGGTGACTGGGCCGGCAAGACCCGGGTGGTCCGGGTCAACGACCTGACCACCCCGTGGACCTACCGGGACGTCATCGAGGTCGTCGAGGGCGCCGGCGCCAACCTGGACTGCATCATGCTGCCGAAGGTGCAGACCGCCGCCCAGGTGCAGTGGCTGGACCTGACGCTCACCCAGATCGAGAAGACGATCGGCCTGGAGGTCGGCCGGATCGGCATCGAGGCGCAGATCGAGAACGCCGCCGGTCTGGTCAACGTGGACGCGATCGCCGCCGCCTCACCGCGCGTGGAGACCATCATCTTCGGCCCGGCCGACTTCATGGCGTCGATCAACATGAAGTCGATGGTGGTCGGCGGCCTGATCCCGGACTACCCGGGCGACCCGTACCACTACATCCTGATGCGGATCCTGATGGCCGCGCGGATGCACGACAAACAGGCCATCGACGGCCCGTTCCTGCAGATCCGCGACGTCGACGCGTTCCGCGAGGTGGCCAAGCGTTCGGCCGCACTGGGCTTCGACGGCAAGTGGGTGCTGCACCCGGGCCAGATCGACGCCGCCAACGAGGTCTACCAGCCGGCGCAGGACGACTACGACCACGCCGAGCTGATCCTCGACGCGTACGAGCACTACACCTCGGAGGCCGGCGGCCGGCTCGGCGCCGTGATGCTCGGCGACGAGATGATCGACGAAGCGTCCCGCAAGATGGCGCTGGTGGTCGCCGCCAAGGGCCGCGCCGCCGGGATGAGCCGTACCTCGTCGTTCACCCCACCGGAGCAGTGA
- a CDS encoding DUF4190 domain-containing protein, whose protein sequence is MTNPPPPGNWTDPTWSAQPSSPAPDPTVVAGQPVPPQPGPVDPYAPDPYAPNPYAPVDPYAGAQPPATQPMPGYAPPGYAPQGYPPQYPGYGYPQPPKTNGMAIAAFVLALIGVTSCITAPVGAILGHVAQKQIRQSGEGGAGMAKAAIIVGWILTGFLVLVILFYVGAIIYAIATSNDSSSGY, encoded by the coding sequence ATGACCAATCCCCCGCCGCCCGGCAACTGGACCGATCCCACGTGGTCGGCCCAGCCGTCGAGCCCCGCACCTGACCCCACAGTGGTGGCCGGGCAGCCGGTGCCCCCGCAACCGGGCCCGGTCGACCCGTACGCCCCCGACCCGTACGCCCCGAACCCGTACGCCCCGGTCGACCCGTACGCCGGCGCGCAGCCGCCAGCCACCCAGCCGATGCCCGGTTACGCCCCGCCCGGTTACGCCCCGCAGGGCTACCCGCCGCAGTACCCCGGCTACGGCTACCCGCAGCCGCCGAAGACCAACGGGATGGCCATCGCGGCGTTCGTGCTGGCCCTGATCGGTGTCACGTCCTGCATCACCGCGCCGGTCGGCGCGATCCTCGGGCACGTCGCGCAGAAGCAGATCCGGCAGAGCGGCGAGGGCGGTGCGGGGATGGCGAAGGCTGCCATCATCGTCGGCTGGATCCTCACCGGGTTCCTGGTGCTGGTGATCCTCTTCTATGTTGGCGCGATCATCTACGCGATCGCGACGAGCAACGACAGCAGCAGCGGTTACTGA